From the genome of Nasonia vitripennis strain AsymCx chromosome 1, Nvit_psr_1.1, whole genome shotgun sequence, one region includes:
- the LOC100679410 gene encoding uncharacterized protein YJR142W isoform X2: MKELLNYPQVFQVHPEYVQLNPAFRDYAERSAKVDEVLREWRGGGKFIALHGWREEYYDVRSQFNTPPLFKMDRSATSLFGIRKYGVDINGYVMDPVKGLSIWLQKRSPNKQTWPGYWDNCVSGGLSVGFGINETAIKEASEEAGIPNHLLTKLKSAGCVSLFFESERGLFPNTEFVYDLELPVDFVPKNGDGEVETFELLPVSECLERVLSSHFKTTSVPVSIDFLIRHGYITPENEPNFIQIMELLHVPLQTMYNQPHRKHKIAANGETNNDGLERI, from the exons ATGAAGGAGCTCTTGAATTACCCACAG GTATTTCAAGTGCATCCAGAATATGTTCAGCTCAATCCAGCCTTTAGAGACTATGCCGAGAGAAGCGCCAAAGTCGATGAAGTGCTCAGAGAATGGCGGGGTGGCGGAAAATTCATTGCACTGCATGGCTGGCGAGAAGAATATTATGATGTTAGATCACAATTTAACACTCCACCATTATTTAAAATGGATCGATCCGCAACAT CTCTTTTTGGAATACGAAAATATGGAGTAGACATCAATGGATATGTAATGGACCCAGTGAAAGGCTTGTCGATATGGCTACAAAAAAGAAGTCCAAATAAGCAAACATGGCCAGGCTATTGGGACAACTGTGTTAGTGGTGGACTAAGTGTAGGCTTTGGAATTAATGAGACTGCAATAAAGGAAGCCAGCGAAGAGGCTGGAATACCCAATCATTTATTGACGAAGCTAAAAAGCGCGGGCTGTGTATCACTCTTTTTTGAAAGTGAAAGAGGACTATTTCCAAATACTGAATTTGTGTACGACTTAGAACTTCCTGTTGACTTTGTGCCCAAAAACGGCGACGGAGAGGTAGAGACTTTTGAATTACTTCCTGTTAGTGAATGTCTCGAAAGGGTCCTTTCGTCGCACTTCAAGACGACGTCCGTTCCAGTTTCCATAGACTTTTTAATCAGACATGGCTATATCACTCCAGAAAATG aacCTAATTTCATCCAAATAATGGAGTTATTGCATGTGCCCCTGCAAACAATGTACAATCAGCCGCATAGGAAGCACAAAATTGCAGCCAATGGAGAAACAAATAATGATGGTTTAGaacgaatttga
- the LOC100116307 gene encoding probable rRNA-processing protein EBP2 homolog, with the protein MTSESESEYNSSDEELREAFAKGLLKPGLNVVEESKRDYKNNVRGMNSKLEEFRQKLPWIERLVLINAPAPLAPELALQMHEQEARRARQLKGNRKLPQFSPSEDPVLNDFRRETMFHRQAQSAVVEGIARLKSLNILTKRPEDYYAEMAKTDKHMEKVKENLVKKQVEAQRSEKVRQLRQQRKVSKQMQVEATLKKHAEKRKLMEEVKKYRKGIRQDLDFLDDKKKSAPKGKDGKSLSKKALEKRNMKNSKFGFGGKKRGSKKNTRDSAADMSEYKRPGKPGKPGSRPTKGGKAAKFNNKGRPEKQRPGKNRRVQMKAKRK; encoded by the exons ATGACGAGCGAATCGGAATCTGAATACAATTCTTCGGACGAAGAA CTGCGGGAAGCATTTGCCAAAGGACTGTTGAAGCCAGGATTGAACGTTGTCGAGGAGAGCAAAAGGGATTACAAAAACAATGTG cGTGGAATGAACAGCAAGTTGGAAGAGTTTCGTCAAAAACTACCATGGATTGAAAGGCTTGTCTTGATTAATGCTCCAGCTCCATTAGCTCCAGAGCTTGCTCTTCAAATGCATGAACAAGAAGCTCGTCGTGCCAGACAACTGAAAGGCAATAGGAAACTGCCCCAATTCAGTCCATCCGAAGATCCAgttttaaatgattttagaaGAGAGACTATGTTTCACAGACAAGCACAAAGCGCAGTGGTTGAAGGAATAGCTAGGCTGAAGTCACTGAATATTCTTACTAAGAGGCCTGAAGATTACTATGCAGAGATGGCTAAAACTGACAAGCACATGGAGAAGGTTAAAGAAAACCTTGTGAAAAAACAAGTAGAAGCTCAACGTTCTGAAAAGGTGAGACAGTTAAGACAGCAGCGTAAAGTTTCAAAACAAATGCAAGTAGAAGCTACATTGAAGAAGCATGCTGAGAAAAGGAAATTAATGGAAGAGGTCAAGAAATACCGCAAAGGTATCAGGCAAGATCTTGACTTCTTGGATGACAAGAAGAAATCAGCTCCCAAAGGAAAAGATGGCAAATCTTTGAGCAAAAAAGCCTTAGAGAAGAGGAATATGAAGAATTCTAAATTTGGTTTTGGAGGTAAAAAGCGAGGCTCAAAGAAAAATACCAGAGACAGTGCAGCAGATATGTCAGAGTACAAAAGACCTGGTAAACCTGGAAAGCCTGGATCAAGGCCTACAAAAGGAGGCAAGGCAGCAAAATTCAACAACAAAGGAAGACCAGAGAAGCAAAGACCTGGCAAAAATAGAAGAGTGCAAATGAAAGCAAAAcgaaaataa
- the LOC100679410 gene encoding uncharacterized protein YJR142W isoform X1, with product MANQDTEPMSRLLKLAKKFNCFYLSGFHAGDCRAFVVDGQQIGLVRQDVMKELLNYPQVFQVHPEYVQLNPAFRDYAERSAKVDEVLREWRGGGKFIALHGWREEYYDVRSQFNTPPLFKMDRSATSLFGIRKYGVDINGYVMDPVKGLSIWLQKRSPNKQTWPGYWDNCVSGGLSVGFGINETAIKEASEEAGIPNHLLTKLKSAGCVSLFFESERGLFPNTEFVYDLELPVDFVPKNGDGEVETFELLPVSECLERVLSSHFKTTSVPVSIDFLIRHGYITPENEPNFIQIMELLHVPLQTMYNQPHRKHKIAANGETNNDGLERI from the exons ATGGCGAATCAAGACACCGAGCCGATGTCACGTCTACTCAAGCTCGCCAAGAAGTTCAACTGCTTCTATCTGTCAG GCTTTCATGCTGGTGATTGCCGGGCATTTGTTGTCGATGGACAGCAAATCGGTCTCGTCCGACAGGATGTCATGAAGGAGCTCTTGAATTACCCACAG GTATTTCAAGTGCATCCAGAATATGTTCAGCTCAATCCAGCCTTTAGAGACTATGCCGAGAGAAGCGCCAAAGTCGATGAAGTGCTCAGAGAATGGCGGGGTGGCGGAAAATTCATTGCACTGCATGGCTGGCGAGAAGAATATTATGATGTTAGATCACAATTTAACACTCCACCATTATTTAAAATGGATCGATCCGCAACAT CTCTTTTTGGAATACGAAAATATGGAGTAGACATCAATGGATATGTAATGGACCCAGTGAAAGGCTTGTCGATATGGCTACAAAAAAGAAGTCCAAATAAGCAAACATGGCCAGGCTATTGGGACAACTGTGTTAGTGGTGGACTAAGTGTAGGCTTTGGAATTAATGAGACTGCAATAAAGGAAGCCAGCGAAGAGGCTGGAATACCCAATCATTTATTGACGAAGCTAAAAAGCGCGGGCTGTGTATCACTCTTTTTTGAAAGTGAAAGAGGACTATTTCCAAATACTGAATTTGTGTACGACTTAGAACTTCCTGTTGACTTTGTGCCCAAAAACGGCGACGGAGAGGTAGAGACTTTTGAATTACTTCCTGTTAGTGAATGTCTCGAAAGGGTCCTTTCGTCGCACTTCAAGACGACGTCCGTTCCAGTTTCCATAGACTTTTTAATCAGACATGGCTATATCACTCCAGAAAATG aacCTAATTTCATCCAAATAATGGAGTTATTGCATGTGCCCCTGCAAACAATGTACAATCAGCCGCATAGGAAGCACAAAATTGCAGCCAATGGAGAAACAAATAATGATGGTTTAGaacgaatttga